In Streptomyces sp. NBC_00704, a genomic segment contains:
- a CDS encoding HisA/HisF-related TIM barrel protein, with protein MLLPLTVGGGIWSLEDMHAVLAAGAEKISLDSMAVRNPSIITEGAAEFGRQCIVQSMQVKRVSVTAETPSGYEVFIDGARQATGMDAIAWARRGEELGAGQICVNSIDQDGTHEGYDLEITCHALVEDLDQGRGRADIDAPADQLPGH; from the coding sequence GTGCTCCTGCCGCTGACGGTGGGCGGCGGGATTTGGTCGCTGGAGGACATGCACGCGGTGCTGGCCGCCGGTGCGGAGAAGATCAGCCTGGACTCGATGGCGGTGCGCAACCCCTCGATCATCACCGAGGGGGCGGCCGAGTTCGGCCGCCAGTGCATCGTGCAGTCCATGCAGGTCAAGCGCGTCTCGGTCACGGCCGAGACCCCCAGCGGGTACGAGGTGTTCATCGACGGTGCCAGGCAGGCCACCGGCATGGACGCCATCGCGTGGGCGCGCCGGGGCGAGGAACTCGGCGCGGGGCAGATCTGCGTCAACTCCATCGACCAGGACGGCACGCACGAGGGTTACGACCTGGAGATCACCTGCCACGCCCTCGTGGAAGATCTGGACCAGGGGCGCGGTCGAGCGGACATCGACGCGCCGGCCGATCAGCTTCCAGGGCACTGA